One segment of Niveibacterium microcysteis DNA contains the following:
- a CDS encoding DUF2167 domain-containing protein has product MIAFARRALSCLSVCSMLLCAGPSSAEEAQVAARQAEMSAAVQAAEAVKVVGPAEVKLLDQATLKLPAGRIWVPQPAAGNLMHAMGNSADDRLAGVIFPDGEGDWLVVAEFEKAGYIKDDDARDWKADELLENIKQGTAASNEDRRARGIPELDVLGWVQAPTYDAATHRLVWSIRARQKGQPESAEGSINYNTYALGRDGYFSLNLVTGADRIAQDKPVAHALLAALEYGDGKRYSDFNASTDKVAEYGLAALVGGLAVKKLGLFAVIAAFAAKSFKLIALGGVALVAAARRLFGGRKAQQDDASV; this is encoded by the coding sequence TTGTGTGCAGGCCCATCGTCGGCCGAAGAGGCCCAGGTCGCCGCGCGCCAGGCAGAGATGTCGGCTGCGGTGCAGGCCGCCGAAGCGGTGAAGGTGGTCGGCCCGGCCGAAGTGAAGCTGCTCGACCAGGCCACGTTGAAGTTGCCCGCAGGCCGCATCTGGGTGCCGCAGCCGGCTGCTGGCAACCTGATGCACGCGATGGGCAACAGCGCGGATGATCGCCTCGCTGGCGTGATCTTCCCGGACGGCGAGGGCGACTGGCTGGTTGTGGCGGAGTTCGAGAAGGCGGGCTACATCAAGGACGACGACGCGCGTGACTGGAAGGCCGACGAGTTGCTTGAAAACATCAAGCAAGGCACCGCCGCCAGCAACGAAGATCGCCGTGCGCGCGGCATCCCTGAGCTCGACGTGCTCGGCTGGGTGCAGGCGCCGACCTACGATGCTGCCACGCACCGCCTTGTGTGGTCGATCCGCGCACGCCAGAAAGGCCAGCCTGAAAGCGCTGAAGGTTCGATCAACTACAACACCTACGCACTCGGGCGCGATGGTTACTTCAGCCTGAACCTGGTTACCGGCGCCGATCGCATCGCGCAGGACAAGCCGGTCGCGCATGCCCTGCTTGCCGCGCTCGAGTACGGCGACGGCAAGCGCTACTCGGACTTCAATGCCTCCACCGACAAGGTGGCTGAGTACGGGCTCGCCGCGCTTGTCGGCGGCCTGGCGGTGAAGAAGCTCGGGCTCTTCGCCGTGATTGCCGCCTTCGCGGCCAAGTCGTTCAAGCTGATCGCGCTCGGCGGTGTTGCGCTGGTGGCCGCCGCCCGCCGCCTGTTTGGCGGGCGCAAGGCGCAGCAGGACGACGCGTCCGTCTGA
- a CDS encoding GNAT family N-acetyltransferase, which translates to MPVTPDTILLEPLATHHAEAFWPHAQSDALYAFVPIEQPGSQQELAAWFARLAAGAPAHLNEEWLNWAVRLPEDGAVAGIVQATVMPDGEAELAYLIAPAFWGHGIGRVAVRRMIEWLWHERAVAVLRAVADTRNLRSQALLDALGFVLAGEVASSIRGVPSTDRVYAAQARSVLRRA; encoded by the coding sequence ATGCCTGTAACGCCTGACACGATCTTGCTCGAACCACTCGCCACGCACCACGCAGAGGCCTTCTGGCCCCATGCGCAGTCCGATGCGCTGTATGCGTTCGTCCCGATCGAGCAGCCGGGTTCGCAACAGGAACTGGCCGCGTGGTTCGCGCGTCTCGCCGCTGGCGCGCCCGCGCACCTGAACGAGGAGTGGCTCAACTGGGCCGTGCGGCTTCCGGAAGACGGCGCCGTTGCTGGCATTGTGCAGGCGACGGTGATGCCCGACGGAGAGGCCGAACTGGCCTACCTGATCGCGCCGGCATTCTGGGGCCACGGTATCGGCCGCGTGGCGGTGCGACGCATGATTGAATGGCTGTGGCACGAGCGTGCGGTGGCGGTGCTCCGTGCGGTGGCGGACACCCGCAACCTGCGCTCGCAGGCGCTGCTCGATGCGCTTGGCTTTGTGCTCGCCGGGGAGGTGGCGTCGTCGATACGCGGCGTGCCGAGCACGGACCGAGTGTACGCCGCTCAGGCGCGCAGCGTGCTCCGGCGCGCCTGA
- a CDS encoding M4 family metallopeptidase, which produces MVFRKRQLVVSIAVALSSVGAASAQEASAPAVKRAQIHLQNFGANVQASEGDQFIARGTITDADGSEHVRFDRTYKGLRVIGGDIVVHSNARGQAQRFSHTMATRHQIDTRPTLDDLAATAVAESAFRGQRDGASRSEQVIFARGSQPTLAYEIVTTGTAPDGTPSVMHTFIDAHGGQVLDKWDEIETAATLGTGKSLFDGSVSLTTDSQSTGGYALRDPSRGNHYTTNLKNRTSGGTIFTDADNVWGDGTTADTATAAVDATFGQNVTWDYYKNVHGRNGIANDGRGAYSRVHYSRKYVNAFWSDSCFCMTYGDGDGTSYYPLTSLDVAGHEMTHGVTSRSANLTYSGESGGLNEATSDIFGTLVEFYASNASDPGDYLIGEKIFVANKGVSNPTKALRYMFKPSLDGSSPDCYSSTLGSLDVHYSSGVANHFFYLLAEGAKVPTGFNLSASQLVCNADTGLTAIGRDAAGKIWYRALTVYMTSNTNYKGARTATLSAAADLFGASSAQYAAVARAWSAVSVN; this is translated from the coding sequence ATGGTGTTTCGCAAACGTCAGCTTGTGGTCTCAATCGCAGTCGCACTGTCCAGCGTTGGCGCCGCCTCGGCGCAGGAAGCATCCGCCCCGGCGGTCAAACGCGCCCAGATCCATCTGCAGAACTTCGGCGCAAACGTGCAGGCATCCGAAGGCGATCAGTTCATCGCACGCGGCACGATTACCGATGCCGACGGTAGTGAGCATGTCCGCTTCGACCGCACCTACAAGGGGCTGCGCGTGATCGGCGGCGACATCGTCGTGCATTCGAATGCGCGCGGACAAGCGCAGCGCTTCAGCCACACGATGGCGACACGGCATCAGATCGACACCCGCCCGACGCTCGACGACCTCGCGGCCACGGCCGTCGCGGAATCGGCATTCCGCGGGCAGCGCGACGGCGCCTCGCGCAGCGAGCAGGTGATCTTCGCGCGCGGCAGCCAACCCACGCTCGCCTATGAAATAGTGACGACCGGCACGGCACCCGACGGCACACCCAGCGTGATGCACACCTTCATCGACGCCCACGGTGGCCAAGTGCTCGACAAGTGGGACGAGATCGAAACAGCCGCCACCTTGGGCACCGGCAAGAGCCTGTTCGACGGCTCCGTTTCGCTGACCACCGACAGCCAGAGCACTGGCGGCTACGCCTTGCGTGACCCCTCGCGTGGCAACCACTACACCACCAACCTGAAGAACCGCACCAGCGGCGGCACGATCTTCACCGACGCCGACAACGTGTGGGGCGACGGCACCACCGCCGACACCGCCACCGCGGCCGTCGACGCCACCTTCGGGCAGAACGTCACCTGGGATTACTACAAGAATGTGCACGGTCGCAACGGCATTGCGAACGATGGACGTGGCGCCTATTCGCGGGTGCATTACAGCCGCAAGTATGTGAACGCGTTCTGGAGCGACTCCTGCTTCTGCATGACTTACGGCGACGGTGATGGCACCAGCTACTATCCGCTCACCTCGCTCGACGTGGCCGGCCACGAGATGACGCACGGCGTCACCAGCCGTTCGGCCAACCTCACCTACTCGGGTGAATCAGGCGGCCTGAACGAAGCAACGTCGGACATCTTCGGCACGCTGGTGGAGTTCTATGCCAGCAACGCATCGGACCCAGGCGACTATCTGATCGGCGAGAAGATCTTCGTCGCGAACAAGGGCGTCAGCAACCCGACCAAGGCGCTGCGCTACATGTTCAAGCCAAGCCTTGATGGCTCATCGCCCGATTGCTACAGCAGCACGCTGGGTTCGCTCGACGTGCACTATTCGTCCGGCGTGGCGAACCACTTCTTCTACCTGCTCGCCGAGGGCGCCAAGGTGCCGACCGGCTTCAACCTGTCGGCCTCACAACTGGTCTGCAATGCAGATACCGGGCTCACTGCGATCGGGCGCGATGCGGCAGGCAAGATCTGGTACCGCGCGCTCACGGTGTACATGACGTCCAACACCAACTACAAGGGCGCCCGCACCGCAACGCTCAGCGCGGCGGCGGACCTCTTCGGGGCAAGCTCTGCGCAATACGCCGCCGTGGCACGCGCTTGGTCGGCCGTCAGTGTGAATTGA
- a CDS encoding threonine/serine ThrE exporter family protein: MRFLVLAARLLCEYNMRAELLRRKLLRAASHLGLDILVFVSYRGVTLFSPGGQQFHAQAPELRINVAVSSVVNRVIDEVCEGRIGLAEATAELESIERRAVRHNRWLLACIFGVAAAALARLLQADWGAVAVSGVSSGLGLLARQELAKRHVVLFAMPFTAALIGSILGGLVIRAGWTATPGFCLMVPALMLVPGPHLINGLYDMLENHMQTGIARLGLATGILVAAALGVFLGGWLTLGMTTVSAVPSPDANITLLVDVLLAGVAACGFGAFYNEPWRVLWTSILCGMVGHGIRYVAMHNGVSQEIATLFACLAIGAMANVAVDRMRLPFAAVAFAGAVPMMPGVFIYQGIAGAMQIAREGAHADAAQLAATFACFFKACFVVGAMGLGLLIGARLAGLVRRPRD; the protein is encoded by the coding sequence ATGCGGTTTCTTGTTCTCGCTGCGCGATTGCTCTGTGAATACAACATGCGCGCTGAACTGCTGCGGCGGAAATTGCTCCGCGCGGCGTCGCACCTTGGCCTCGATATCCTGGTCTTCGTCAGCTACCGCGGCGTCACGCTCTTTTCGCCCGGCGGGCAACAGTTCCACGCGCAAGCCCCCGAGCTGCGCATCAACGTGGCCGTCAGCTCGGTCGTCAATCGGGTGATCGATGAGGTGTGCGAAGGCCGCATCGGGTTGGCCGAAGCAACTGCAGAGTTGGAGTCGATCGAGCGCCGTGCCGTGCGCCATAACCGCTGGCTGCTCGCCTGCATTTTCGGCGTTGCAGCCGCAGCGCTGGCGCGCTTGCTGCAAGCGGATTGGGGGGCGGTCGCCGTGAGTGGCGTGTCCTCAGGGCTTGGCCTGCTGGCGCGCCAGGAACTCGCGAAACGGCATGTCGTGCTGTTCGCCATGCCGTTCACCGCGGCCCTGATCGGCTCGATCCTCGGCGGGCTGGTGATCCGTGCCGGATGGACCGCCACACCGGGGTTCTGCCTGATGGTGCCCGCGTTGATGCTGGTGCCGGGGCCACATCTGATCAATGGCCTCTACGACATGCTGGAAAACCACATGCAGACCGGGATCGCACGCCTCGGGCTGGCCACGGGGATCCTCGTTGCGGCGGCACTCGGCGTCTTCCTGGGCGGCTGGCTGACGCTGGGCATGACCACCGTGTCCGCGGTGCCCTCGCCAGACGCCAACATCACCTTGCTGGTCGACGTACTTCTGGCGGGCGTGGCGGCCTGTGGCTTCGGCGCGTTCTACAACGAACCCTGGCGTGTGCTCTGGACATCGATCCTGTGTGGCATGGTGGGCCACGGCATCCGCTACGTCGCCATGCACAACGGCGTGTCGCAGGAGATCGCGACCTTGTTTGCCTGCCTCGCGATCGGGGCAATGGCCAACGTTGCGGTTGACCGCATGCGTCTGCCTTTTGCCGCCGTGGCCTTTGCTGGCGCAGTACCGATGATGCCCGGCGTGTTCATCTACCAAGGCATCGCCGGCGCGATGCAGATCGCGCGTGAAGGCGCGCATGCTGATGCGGCGCAACTGGCCGCGACTTTCGCGTGCTTCTTCAAGGCCTGCTTCGTGGTGGGCGCGATGGGGCTGGGCTTGCTGATCGGCGCGCGCCTGGCTGGATTGGTACGGCGCCCGCGGGATTGA
- a CDS encoding GGDEF domain-containing protein, with translation MQFHEPTMAIMAAAIHTALALVLTLTIRRRSEVPGGDLWCLGMSLVATGLIALVGLMWIGLPGGRAVFNAGVLAGFVAFLEGVRRFDGAEARLWLVPLAALAGLVISFGFAGEGMQATIRVTLMSGLLVLASGAIALRVLGPGAVEEQSARVVILLAATGLGGIFCTRIAANLLPGGLNANDATTRVLCYAGVSVLSIVFSFGCLLWANIRVSSQLARLARIDDLTGLANRLSLTELLARQHARWLRSGRPYSVVMINVDRFGDIDAGFGAATGDRVLLEVAKRIIGVARADDVCGRFGGDEFCILLPDTNVGEAHVLAERVRQAIGEEPFVLADGAIAVSVSIGVADCMVGERSHAVLRRADLALVSARQAGGNRVEGWQPPAEVPSPISEDDSGPLTSFLRSPLRA, from the coding sequence ATGCAGTTTCACGAACCGACGATGGCGATCATGGCGGCCGCCATTCACACCGCCCTGGCACTGGTGCTGACGTTGACGATTCGCCGGCGGAGCGAGGTGCCCGGCGGTGACCTCTGGTGCCTTGGTATGAGTCTTGTGGCGACCGGCCTGATCGCACTGGTCGGCCTGATGTGGATCGGCTTGCCCGGCGGGCGTGCCGTGTTCAATGCCGGCGTGCTCGCCGGTTTTGTTGCCTTCCTCGAAGGCGTACGCCGTTTTGATGGCGCCGAGGCCCGCCTGTGGCTGGTGCCGCTCGCCGCACTGGCGGGCCTGGTCATCAGCTTTGGTTTTGCGGGCGAGGGCATGCAGGCGACGATCCGAGTGACCTTGATGTCGGGTCTGCTGGTTTTGGCCAGCGGTGCGATCGCGTTGCGTGTGCTCGGCCCTGGTGCTGTCGAGGAGCAATCCGCTCGCGTCGTGATCCTGCTGGCCGCGACCGGACTTGGCGGTATCTTCTGCACCCGCATCGCCGCAAACTTGTTGCCCGGCGGTCTGAATGCCAACGATGCGACCACGCGCGTGCTCTGCTATGCCGGTGTCAGCGTGCTGTCGATTGTGTTCTCGTTCGGCTGCCTGCTCTGGGCGAACATCCGTGTCTCATCTCAGCTGGCCCGGCTTGCGCGCATCGACGATCTCACCGGACTCGCGAACCGTCTGTCTCTCACCGAACTGCTGGCTCGCCAGCACGCGCGCTGGCTGCGGAGCGGGCGCCCCTACAGCGTTGTGATGATCAACGTAGACCGCTTCGGTGATATCGATGCCGGTTTTGGTGCCGCCACCGGCGACAGGGTGCTGCTTGAAGTGGCAAAGCGGATTATCGGTGTCGCCCGTGCGGACGATGTCTGCGGACGCTTCGGTGGCGACGAGTTCTGCATCCTTCTGCCCGATACGAATGTGGGCGAGGCGCATGTCCTGGCAGAACGTGTGCGCCAGGCGATCGGCGAGGAGCCTTTCGTGCTTGCTGATGGCGCGATCGCCGTGAGTGTCAGCATTGGCGTTGCCGACTGCATGGTCGGTGAGCGGTCGCATGCCGTGTTGCGTCGCGCCGATCTTGCCTTGGTGAGTGCGCGGCAAGCGGGCGGCAATCGCGTCGAAGGCTGGCAGCCGCCAGCGGAAGTACCGTCACCGATTTCCGAAGACGATTCGGGCCCGCTGACGAGTTTCCTGCGCAGCCCCTTGCGCGCGTGA
- a CDS encoding DNA-3-methyladenine glycosylase family protein, translating to MTKPILITPRRLRAAERGLAAADPVLAALIARHGRCLLAPDPARSPYEALATAVMYQQLAGRAAETIHRRFLALFPEHAFPPPAAVLAASDEQLRSAGLSRQKQAYLRDLAAKALEGVVPMASGELERLSSDAIVMRLTAVRGVGRWTAEMFLIFTLGRIDVLPLDDYGIRAGYARAYGQDRLPSASELRAAGQCWAPWRSVACWYLWRAADAP from the coding sequence GTGACCAAGCCGATTCTGATCACGCCGCGCCGGCTGCGTGCCGCCGAGCGTGGGCTTGCGGCGGCGGATCCGGTGCTGGCTGCGCTGATAGCACGCCATGGCCGCTGTCTGTTGGCGCCCGACCCCGCTCGTTCGCCGTATGAGGCGCTGGCTACGGCGGTGATGTACCAGCAACTTGCCGGCAGGGCTGCGGAGACGATTCATCGCCGCTTCCTCGCGCTGTTTCCCGAGCACGCATTCCCGCCGCCAGCTGCGGTGCTCGCTGCGAGCGATGAGCAACTTCGTTCGGCCGGACTTTCAAGGCAGAAGCAAGCTTATCTGCGTGACCTCGCCGCCAAGGCGCTGGAAGGTGTCGTGCCGATGGCGAGTGGCGAACTCGAGCGCTTGTCCAGCGATGCGATCGTGATGCGGCTCACAGCCGTGCGAGGCGTCGGGCGCTGGACGGCGGAGATGTTCCTGATCTTCACGCTGGGCCGTATCGACGTGCTGCCGCTCGACGACTACGGCATTCGTGCAGGCTATGCCCGAGCCTATGGCCAGGATCGCTTGCCAAGCGCCAGCGAACTTCGCGCGGCGGGACAGTGCTGGGCGCCTTGGCGCAGCGTTGCCTGCTGGTACCTGTGGCGGGCTGCCGACGCTCCTTGA
- a CDS encoding DUF3426 domain-containing protein has protein sequence MLMTRCPHCGTAFRVKPEQLRARGGRVRCGHCQAPFSALESLIDSPPAPQGTEDANTEAAVTTSPATPASTPAPAPAPAPAPAPAPASVTPSPAVVTTPPRVAAPVEPPKAPLAVNSALATHRTSSWAGTSATEIVPPMPELDPAAPRRSSYELDFDLDADVPATATPAPVAPPATADFIRPARDDEKTTLTFDWRTGGDIPGGHGGAAQAHEAEVDLAASDWHSEPVERVPVESLSEVPLEAEELAPADEDDAPVFVTAYASPAGVTQEPSWPTEVHELDAIEEDRFAPLPEPAVASAAVVGDDLHTVPGEPELIEHVDDEDEPPHEAAQQFAWEKPRTPKSVSWMWGISIFVLFAGVVAQGLLWARHDIARELPETRPLFEAACAKLGCAMPWPRVSSQISIDASDLHPRPGKDGQFELSGTLRNKAAFSQSYPHIEVTLTDVFNRALVRRALPPEEWLPPNLQHTQAFAAGSDVSFTLYLDATGQKATGYKLYAFYP, from the coding sequence ATGCTGATGACGCGCTGCCCGCACTGCGGCACCGCGTTCCGGGTCAAACCCGAGCAGCTCCGCGCGCGCGGCGGGCGGGTGCGCTGCGGCCACTGCCAAGCCCCCTTCTCTGCGCTCGAATCCCTGATCGATTCGCCGCCGGCGCCGCAAGGCACCGAGGATGCGAACACCGAAGCGGCGGTCACGACCTCGCCCGCGACGCCCGCGAGTACACCTGCACCTGCACCTGCACCTGCACCTGCACCTGCACCTGCACCTGCCAGCGTGACGCCGTCGCCCGCGGTTGTGACAACGCCTCCGCGCGTCGCCGCGCCAGTCGAGCCGCCGAAAGCGCCACTCGCGGTGAACTCGGCACTCGCCACACATCGCACCAGTTCCTGGGCCGGCACCTCGGCCACCGAGATCGTTCCGCCGATGCCGGAGCTCGATCCCGCCGCGCCGCGACGCAGCAGCTACGAGCTCGATTTCGACCTCGATGCCGACGTGCCCGCGACCGCCACGCCGGCCCCCGTTGCGCCACCCGCCACGGCCGACTTCATCCGGCCCGCGCGCGACGACGAGAAAACGACACTCACGTTCGACTGGCGCACCGGCGGCGACATCCCGGGCGGGCATGGCGGTGCAGCACAAGCACATGAGGCGGAAGTCGACCTCGCCGCTTCTGACTGGCACAGCGAGCCGGTTGAGCGAGTCCCGGTCGAATCCCTGTCGGAAGTACCGCTCGAGGCAGAAGAACTCGCACCCGCGGACGAAGACGACGCGCCGGTCTTTGTTACCGCCTACGCTTCACCTGCAGGGGTGACACAAGAACCGAGCTGGCCGACCGAGGTGCACGAACTCGATGCCATCGAGGAAGACCGCTTTGCCCCGCTGCCCGAGCCGGCCGTTGCCAGCGCCGCCGTGGTGGGGGACGACCTGCATACGGTACCGGGCGAGCCCGAGCTGATCGAGCACGTCGACGACGAAGATGAGCCGCCGCATGAGGCTGCGCAGCAGTTCGCCTGGGAAAAGCCGCGGACCCCGAAATCCGTCAGCTGGATGTGGGGCATTTCGATTTTTGTACTGTTCGCCGGCGTTGTCGCCCAAGGACTGCTTTGGGCTAGGCACGACATCGCGCGTGAGCTGCCCGAGACCCGGCCATTGTTCGAGGCGGCCTGCGCGAAGCTGGGCTGCGCAATGCCGTGGCCGCGCGTGTCGTCGCAGATCAGTATCGACGCCTCGGATCTTCATCCTCGCCCAGGCAAGGACGGCCAGTTTGAATTGAGCGGCACACTCCGCAACAAAGCGGCATTCAGCCAGTCTTACCCGCACATCGAGGTTACGCTCACCGATGTGTTCAATCGTGCGCTGGTCCGCCGCGCGCTACCGCCTGAGGAATGGCTGCCGCCGAATCTGCAGCACACGCAGGCCTTTGCAGCGGGCAGCGACGTGTCCTTCACGCTCTATCTGGACGCAACCGGCCAGAAGGCCACCGGCTACAAGCTCTACGCCTTCTACCCCTGA
- the prmA gene encoding 50S ribosomal protein L11 methyltransferase: MWLQVAVQADEAHAETLSEALMDAGALSVSIDDADAGTPDEVPQFGEPGHPAQPLWQHSRVVALFDRDVELAVALAEAAAQAGLDAVPPFTVEEVAEQDWVRLTQSQFDPIEIDPRLWIVPSWHVAPNPDAINIEMDPGLAFGTGSHPTTRLCLQWVLDNIPAGCSVLDYGCGSGILAIAAAKVGAGKVVGIDIDERALESTRDNAERNGVSIEVVHSGTPVTARYDRVIANILTNPLCVLAPAIAACVADGGKLVLSGVLEPQAEQVIAAYAPYIALKVGATHEGWVRLEGQR, from the coding sequence ATGTGGCTGCAGGTTGCCGTTCAGGCGGATGAAGCGCATGCGGAAACGCTTTCCGAAGCGCTGATGGACGCGGGAGCGTTGTCGGTGTCGATCGATGACGCCGATGCCGGCACGCCTGACGAGGTGCCGCAGTTCGGCGAGCCGGGCCATCCGGCCCAGCCCTTGTGGCAACACAGCCGCGTCGTCGCGTTGTTCGATCGTGATGTCGAGCTGGCGGTAGCGCTCGCCGAAGCGGCGGCGCAGGCCGGCCTCGATGCGGTACCGCCATTCACCGTCGAAGAGGTCGCCGAACAAGACTGGGTGCGTCTGACGCAAAGCCAGTTCGATCCGATCGAGATCGATCCCCGCCTGTGGATCGTGCCGTCGTGGCATGTGGCACCGAACCCTGACGCGATCAACATCGAGATGGATCCGGGCCTCGCATTCGGCACCGGCTCGCACCCGACCACCCGACTGTGCCTGCAGTGGGTGCTCGACAACATTCCCGCCGGCTGCAGCGTGCTCGACTACGGCTGCGGCTCCGGCATCCTCGCGATCGCGGCGGCCAAGGTCGGCGCGGGCAAGGTTGTCGGCATCGACATCGACGAACGCGCGCTCGAAAGCACGCGCGACAACGCCGAGCGCAACGGCGTGTCGATCGAGGTGGTGCATAGCGGCACACCGGTTACGGCCCGCTACGACCGCGTGATCGCGAACATTCTGACCAACCCGCTGTGCGTGCTCGCCCCCGCCATTGCGGCCTGTGTCGCAGACGGCGGCAAGCTGGTGCTCTCCGGCGTGCTGGAACCACAAGCCGAGCAGGTCATCGCCGCATACGCCCCCTACATCGCGCTCAAAGTCGGCGCGACACATGAGGGCTGGGTGCGCCTGGAGGGTCAGCGCTAA
- the accC gene encoding acetyl-CoA carboxylase biotin carboxylase subunit — MFEKVLIANRGEIALRVLRACRELGIRTVAVHSEADISAKYVKLADESVCIGPAASAQSYLNVPAIIAAAEVTDAEAIHPGYGFLSENADFAERVEKSGFVFIGPRPDTIRLMGDKVSAKQAMIEAGVPCVPGSGGALPDDPKEITKIARAIGFPVIIKAAGGGGGRGMRVVHTEGALIQSVTMTRTEAQAAFSNPTVYMEKYLENPRHVEIQILADQHGNAIYLGERDCSMQRRHQKVIEEAPAPGIDRKLIEKVGKSCVDACKRIGYRGAGTFEFLYENGEFFFIEMNTRVQVEHPVTEMITGIDIVQEQIRVAFGEKLRYTQKDVVLRGHAMECRINAEDPFKFTPSPGKITNWHTPGGPGIRVDSHVYNGYTIPPNYDSMIGKVISYGDTREQAIRRLRIALSEMLVEGIKTNIPLHQELLHDGNFMRGGTSIHYLEAKLAKKD; from the coding sequence ATGTTTGAAAAAGTCCTGATTGCCAACCGGGGCGAGATCGCGCTGCGCGTGTTGCGCGCCTGCCGCGAGCTTGGCATCCGCACGGTTGCAGTGCACTCCGAGGCCGACATCTCGGCCAAGTACGTCAAGCTGGCCGATGAGTCGGTCTGCATTGGCCCGGCCGCCTCGGCGCAGAGCTATCTGAACGTGCCGGCGATCATCGCCGCCGCGGAAGTGACCGACGCCGAAGCAATTCACCCGGGTTACGGCTTCCTGTCGGAAAACGCCGATTTCGCTGAGCGCGTCGAAAAATCCGGCTTCGTGTTCATCGGTCCGCGCCCCGACACCATCCGCCTGATGGGCGACAAGGTTTCGGCCAAGCAGGCGATGATCGAAGCAGGCGTGCCTTGCGTGCCCGGTTCGGGCGGCGCACTGCCGGACGACCCGAAGGAAATCACCAAGATCGCCCGCGCGATCGGCTTCCCGGTCATCATCAAGGCGGCCGGTGGTGGCGGTGGCCGCGGCATGCGCGTGGTGCATACAGAAGGCGCGCTGATCCAGTCGGTTACGATGACCCGTACCGAAGCACAGGCGGCCTTCAGCAACCCGACCGTCTACATGGAAAAGTATCTGGAGAATCCGCGCCACGTGGAGATCCAGATCCTCGCCGATCAGCACGGCAATGCGATCTACCTTGGCGAGCGCGATTGCTCGATGCAGCGCCGCCACCAGAAGGTGATCGAAGAAGCGCCTGCGCCCGGCATCGATCGCAAGCTGATCGAAAAGGTCGGCAAGAGCTGTGTCGACGCCTGCAAGCGCATCGGCTATCGCGGCGCCGGCACCTTCGAGTTCCTGTACGAGAACGGCGAGTTCTTCTTCATCGAGATGAACACCCGCGTTCAGGTGGAGCACCCGGTGACCGAGATGATCACCGGCATCGACATCGTGCAGGAGCAGATCCGCGTCGCATTTGGCGAGAAGCTGCGCTATACGCAGAAGGACGTCGTACTGCGCGGTCACGCGATGGAGTGCCGCATCAACGCCGAAGACCCGTTCAAGTTCACGCCGTCTCCCGGCAAGATCACCAACTGGCACACGCCGGGCGGCCCCGGTATCCGCGTGGACTCGCATGTGTACAACGGCTACACGATCCCGCCGAACTACGATTCGATGATCGGCAAGGTGATTTCGTACGGCGACACACGCGAGCAGGCAATCCGCCGGTTGCGCATCGCGCTGTCCGAGATGCTGGTCGAAGGCATCAAGACCAACATTCCGCTGCACCAGGAACTGCTGCATGACGGCAACTTCATGCGCGGCGGCACCAGCATTCACTATCTCGAAGCGAAGCTGGCGAAGAAAGACTGA
- the accB gene encoding acetyl-CoA carboxylase biotin carboxyl carrier protein encodes MDLRKLKKLIDLVQESGISELEVTEGEEKVRIAKHLGAPSGAAPAQYYAAPAPVAAAPAPAAPAAPAEAAQPDGHVVKSPMVGTFYRTSAPGAKPFVELGQSVSSGDTLCIIEAMKLMNEIESDATGTIKAILVENGQPVEYGQPLFVIG; translated from the coding sequence TTGGACCTGAGAAAACTCAAGAAGCTGATCGACCTCGTCCAGGAGTCAGGCATTTCTGAACTGGAAGTGACCGAGGGCGAAGAAAAAGTCCGCATCGCGAAGCATCTCGGCGCACCGAGTGGTGCCGCCCCGGCACAGTACTACGCGGCGCCGGCCCCGGTTGCCGCAGCACCGGCACCGGCCGCACCCGCCGCGCCGGCAGAAGCCGCGCAGCCGGACGGCCATGTCGTCAAGTCACCGATGGTCGGCACCTTCTATCGGACCTCGGCCCCCGGAGCGAAACCCTTCGTCGAGCTCGGTCAGTCGGTTTCGAGCGGCGACACGCTGTGCATCATCGAGGCGATGAAACTGATGAACGAGATCGAGTCCGATGCAACGGGCACGATCAAGGCGATCCTGGTCGAAAACGGCCAGCCGGTCGAATACGGCCAGCCGCTGTTCGTGATCGGTTAA